The Pseudoalteromonas aliena SW19 genome includes a region encoding these proteins:
- a CDS encoding GNAT family N-acetyltransferase, which translates to MTIREAIQNDASQISLLISTLAEKYILPSCSNEGGKLLLASMAPDSIKQYINDGYQYHVVEYDSRVIGVIGIKNNCHLYHLFVSDSHQGRGLSKKLWLHAKNICHQNGNEGVFTVNSALNAKNVYLKLGFTPTGEVREKSGIKDIPMKIYC; encoded by the coding sequence ATGACCATTAGAGAGGCTATTCAGAACGATGCAAGTCAAATTAGTTTACTAATTTCAACACTAGCTGAAAAGTATATTTTGCCTAGTTGTTCGAATGAAGGTGGTAAATTATTGCTTGCTTCAATGGCACCGGATTCTATCAAACAGTATATTAATGATGGCTATCAATACCATGTTGTTGAATATGATAGCAGAGTCATCGGAGTAATAGGTATCAAGAATAATTGCCACCTTTATCATTTATTTGTTTCAGACTCTCACCAAGGCAGAGGGTTATCTAAAAAGCTTTGGTTGCACGCAAAAAATATTTGTCATCAAAATGGCAATGAAGGTGTTTTTACTGTTAATTCGGCCTTAAATGCTAAGAATGTATATCTTAAGTTAGGTTTCACACCTACCGGTGAAGTAAGAGAAAAATCAGGTATTAAAGATATACCCATGAAAATTTACTGCTAA
- a CDS encoding fused MFS/spermidine synthase yields MTLKTNALIYFLAFCSGFCIMGIELLGGRILAPFFGSSVHIWGSIITVFMLSLSFGYLLGGKLSTKNASLTKYGLIFLVASIMVVPITLFSQPIMEFIFTHIEDSRYGSLLASTALFFIPTVILGMISPYSVRLLVTDSDKSGQVAGRLYFVSTLGSALGTIITSFYFVLAFDVNTIIGAFALTLGSLGLVAMVINTLASNKELAHA; encoded by the coding sequence ATGACTTTAAAAACAAACGCATTAATTTATTTTTTAGCCTTTTGCAGTGGTTTTTGCATTATGGGGATTGAGCTTTTAGGAGGGCGAATACTTGCGCCTTTTTTTGGGAGCAGTGTACATATTTGGGGCAGCATAATAACGGTGTTTATGCTCAGTTTATCATTTGGCTATTTACTTGGCGGTAAGTTAAGTACTAAAAATGCATCGCTTACTAAATATGGTTTAATATTTTTAGTCGCCAGTATTATGGTGGTGCCTATTACGTTATTTTCGCAGCCAATAATGGAGTTTATATTCACGCATATTGAAGATAGCCGCTATGGTTCGCTGTTAGCTTCAACTGCATTATTTTTTATTCCAACCGTTATTTTAGGCATGATTTCGCCCTACTCTGTACGCTTACTGGTAACCGATAGTGATAAAAGTGGTCAAGTAGCGGGCCGTTTATACTTTGTAAGTACGCTTGGCAGTGCGCTGGGTACTATTATCACTTCTTTTTACTTTGTACTCGCGTTTGACGTAAATACCATTATTGGCGCTTTTGCTTTGACACTAGGGTCGTTAGGTTTGGTGGCTATGGTTATTAATACCTTGGCGAGTAATAAGGAACTTGCCCATGCTTAA
- a CDS encoding spermidine synthase, whose translation MLKYFLLPLIVFSGSTFSKVIHEERSLYRNIIVEETRDLRCLKFNTKSSQTSQSCMYKNDPDKLVFNYTKLTFSSLLVADNPKNVLIIGLGGGTLSNVIHELYPEAKIHNVEIDPAVTKVARDYFNFIENDLVTSSVQDGRIFIKRAAIKKQQYDWIILDAFNGDYIPEHLLTKEFFEEVQSVLADGGIIAANTFSSSKLYEHESATYHAVFGDFINVSRENRSNRIILAGLKAPPTNEQIKARVKILELRLAKYGIDIKAISEFMYFTKDGQDWPADTKVLTDQYSPANLLNF comes from the coding sequence ATGCTTAAATATTTTTTACTGCCGTTAATCGTGTTTTCGGGATCGACGTTTAGCAAAGTTATTCATGAAGAGCGCTCGCTTTACCGTAATATTATTGTTGAAGAAACTCGGGACCTACGTTGTCTTAAATTTAATACTAAAAGCAGTCAAACAAGCCAAAGCTGTATGTACAAAAATGACCCCGACAAACTTGTTTTTAACTACACTAAACTTACTTTTTCCAGTCTTTTAGTAGCCGATAATCCTAAGAATGTACTTATTATAGGGTTAGGTGGCGGTACGCTTTCTAATGTTATTCATGAACTATATCCAGAGGCAAAAATTCATAATGTAGAAATAGACCCCGCAGTGACTAAAGTTGCCCGCGACTACTTTAACTTTATAGAAAATGATTTGGTGACATCAAGCGTTCAAGATGGTCGTATTTTTATAAAGCGCGCTGCAATAAAAAAACAACAATACGATTGGATTATTTTAGATGCCTTTAATGGCGACTATATTCCAGAGCATTTACTCACTAAAGAGTTTTTTGAAGAAGTACAAAGTGTATTGGCCGACGGCGGTATAATTGCTGCTAATACGTTTTCTAGCAGTAAACTATACGAGCATGAATCGGCAACTTACCACGCTGTATTTGGCGATTTTATAAATGTAAGCCGTGAAAATCGCAGTAATCGTATTATTTTAGCGGGACTTAAAGCGCCTCCTACTAACGAGCAAATAAAGGCACGGGTTAAAATACTTGAGCTTCGTTTGGCAAAATACGGCATTGATATAAAAGCAATTAGCGAATTTATGTATTTTACAAAAGACGGTCAAGATTGGCCTGCTGATACCAAAGTACTAACCGATCAATACTCGCCAGCCAACCTACTTAATTTTTAA
- a CDS encoding MarR family transcriptional regulator: MVKNIPFYETLDLTLCGNMGRVHRLCREAVTIAVEPLGLTQSRWTALMHINMLKEGVTQLALAQSLGIEMPSLTRTLKQLEEQSLIVRRVDEHDKRSKKLYFTEQGRSILFTLNERITDIKAQLYSGFSHAQLDAMAYGLVKMEENALNCINSQAKAKNDT; the protein is encoded by the coding sequence ATGGTTAAAAACATTCCATTTTATGAAACTCTTGATTTAACACTTTGCGGCAATATGGGCCGTGTGCATCGCTTATGCCGTGAGGCGGTAACTATTGCTGTTGAGCCTTTAGGGTTAACGCAGTCGCGCTGGACAGCCCTAATGCATATAAATATGCTCAAAGAAGGCGTTACTCAGTTAGCGCTGGCACAGAGTTTAGGCATAGAGATGCCGTCGCTTACCCGCACGCTCAAACAGTTAGAAGAGCAATCATTGATTGTGCGCCGTGTAGATGAGCACGATAAACGCAGTAAAAAACTTTATTTTACCGAGCAAGGTCGCAGTATTTTATTCACCTTAAATGAGCGAATAACTGATATTAAAGCGCAATTATATAGCGGTTTTAGCCATGCACAGTTAGATGCAATGGCATACGGTTTGGTAAAAATGGAAGAAAACGCTCTAAATTGCATTAACTCTCAAGCAAAGGCTAAAAATGACACCTGA
- a CDS encoding HlyD family secretion protein — translation MTPDQKFARYVRLSLIGFALVFIYYLMADIFLPVTPQARVYHPVVQISPQISGRVTNVLVSNNQPVKSGDVLFYIDPGPYNLADEQAQLALDDAKLQNKRLDTNVKALEAQISAAKAKQHEQKLLKSRGEKLYKQNSISEQKLESIRANYQASKSNVAAYEAQLAEAILARGELGEQNLAMRHAANQLAQAELNLSYTQVRALSDGIVANLQLLDGAYAVAGKPLLAIVAKKADLVADFREKSLLHMKRGSLAKVVFDSRPGEVYDATLETFEAGVSNGQLSANGLLSTTETSNRWVRDAQRQRIHLTLVNNQSLIENMPSGARATVQLLPESAIGQWFGAAQIRFISWLHYIY, via the coding sequence ATGACACCTGATCAAAAATTTGCCCGCTATGTAAGACTCTCCCTCATTGGGTTTGCTTTAGTGTTTATTTATTATTTAATGGCTGATATTTTTTTACCTGTAACACCTCAAGCGCGCGTATATCACCCTGTTGTGCAAATATCACCACAAATAAGTGGTCGAGTAACCAATGTGTTAGTAAGTAACAACCAACCTGTAAAGTCTGGTGATGTATTGTTTTACATTGACCCAGGTCCATATAATTTAGCGGACGAACAGGCTCAGCTGGCGCTTGACGATGCTAAATTACAAAACAAGCGACTCGATACAAATGTTAAAGCACTTGAAGCGCAAATAAGTGCAGCAAAAGCTAAACAACATGAGCAAAAATTACTAAAAAGTCGAGGCGAAAAACTCTACAAACAAAACTCTATATCAGAGCAAAAGCTTGAAAGCATTCGTGCTAATTATCAAGCAAGCAAATCCAATGTAGCAGCGTATGAGGCGCAATTAGCTGAAGCTATTCTAGCCCGTGGTGAGTTGGGTGAGCAAAATTTAGCAATGCGCCATGCTGCAAATCAGTTAGCACAAGCCGAGTTAAATTTATCGTATACGCAAGTGCGTGCCTTGAGTGATGGCATAGTTGCTAACTTACAATTGCTTGATGGTGCATATGCCGTTGCAGGTAAACCGTTATTAGCGATTGTGGCTAAAAAAGCGGACTTAGTTGCCGATTTTAGAGAAAAGTCACTTCTGCACATGAAGCGCGGTAGCCTAGCAAAAGTCGTTTTTGATAGTCGCCCAGGAGAGGTTTACGATGCAACACTTGAAACATTTGAGGCCGGTGTCAGTAATGGTCAATTAAGTGCCAATGGCTTATTAAGTACTACTGAGACTAGTAACCGTTGGGTGCGTGATGCGCAGCGTCAACGTATTCATCTAACATTAGTTAACAATCAAAGTTTAATTGAAAATATGCCAAGTGGTGCACGTGCTACAGTGCAATTACTGCCAGAGTCAGCTATTGGGCAGTGGTTTGGCGCAGCGCAAATTAGGTTTATTAGTTGGTTGCACTACATTTATTAA
- a CDS encoding DUF2955 domain-containing protein has protein sequence MTQVVSQGPQLDSNGLRQALRIAGGCTIGFAISKLMNWPNGIFFTVYPMLLLGMVPTLSRGVINQFIASAAFSAFIVLIIQGLFSHLPVVMTLLVFGIFRFLFHKMSSGSAFLFGALGVVSLSIQLHFSSYVDQGSSIYPLILSNGLAIILTVIIAAIMHGVFPDVTARPGRVMPAKPKESIRHEVLLCASVATLSFVVFQVLDLQDSISAQAASVLILFSLCWKAAGMAGWQRAIGTLIGCNAALLSQFFLYNHTDFLLFPVAILWILSFVFARFHILGGGIPGIGFGVLTTFGILFGQSLGPRQDLIYSALYRFSSVSVAIILSLCAVYVMHHLLNRFSATRHHTFD, from the coding sequence ATGACTCAAGTTGTTAGCCAAGGCCCACAATTAGATTCTAATGGCCTTCGCCAAGCACTGCGTATTGCCGGCGGATGCACTATTGGTTTTGCTATTAGTAAATTGATGAATTGGCCAAACGGTATATTTTTTACTGTTTATCCTATGTTGTTACTCGGCATGGTACCTACCTTAAGCCGTGGCGTTATTAACCAATTTATAGCGTCGGCGGCTTTTAGTGCATTTATAGTGCTTATAATACAGGGGCTATTTTCTCACTTGCCTGTCGTTATGACGCTACTTGTATTTGGCATATTTCGTTTTTTATTTCATAAAATGAGTAGCGGTAGCGCCTTTTTATTTGGTGCTTTAGGCGTGGTTAGCCTTTCAATTCAACTGCATTTTTCGAGCTATGTTGATCAAGGCAGTAGTATCTACCCGCTGATTTTAAGTAACGGTTTGGCTATTATTTTAACCGTAATTATTGCCGCGATAATGCATGGGGTGTTTCCAGATGTAACCGCACGTCCTGGGCGAGTAATGCCAGCTAAACCTAAAGAAAGCATCCGCCATGAAGTGCTACTTTGCGCCAGTGTGGCAACGCTGTCGTTTGTGGTTTTTCAGGTGCTTGATTTACAAGATTCAATTTCAGCACAAGCGGCCTCAGTACTGATTTTGTTTTCATTGTGTTGGAAAGCAGCAGGTATGGCAGGCTGGCAACGTGCAATTGGTACATTGATTGGTTGTAATGCCGCGCTGTTATCGCAGTTTTTTTTGTACAATCACACCGATTTTTTACTATTTCCGGTGGCTATATTGTGGATTTTATCGTTTGTATTTGCACGGTTTCATATTTTAGGTGGCGGTATACCTGGTATAGGATTTGGTGTATTAACCACATTTGGTATTTTATTTGGTCAGTCATTAGGCCCAAGGCAAGACTTAATTTACAGTGCGTTGTATCGATTTAGTTCGGTATCGGTGGCGATTATTTTAAGTTTATGTGCTGTATATGTTATGCATCATTTGCTTAATCGTTTTAGTGCAACGCGTCATCATACCTTTGATTAA
- the arfB gene encoding alternative ribosome rescue aminoacyl-tRNA hydrolase ArfB, with the protein MLTISNTVTIDEWELELTAIRSQGAGGQNVNKVASAIHLRFDINRSKLPDFYKERLLALKDSRITKDGVLIIKAQSHRTQELNRDDALKRLKDLILSATVVNKARRATKPSRNSQRKRMDKKTKHGQNKALRGSVKV; encoded by the coding sequence ATGTTAACAATTTCAAATACAGTCACAATTGATGAGTGGGAGCTAGAGCTAACCGCTATTCGCTCTCAGGGTGCCGGTGGTCAAAATGTTAACAAGGTAGCAAGTGCTATACATTTACGTTTTGACATTAACCGTTCTAAATTACCTGACTTTTACAAAGAACGCTTACTCGCTTTAAAAGATTCTAGAATAACTAAAGATGGCGTGTTAATCATTAAAGCGCAAAGTCATCGTACACAAGAGCTTAATCGAGACGATGCACTTAAACGTTTAAAAGACCTTATTTTAAGCGCGACAGTAGTAAACAAGGCTCGAAGAGCCACCAAGCCAAGTCGAAACTCTCAGCGTAAACGCATGGATAAAAAAACCAAACACGGCCAAAATAAAGCATTGCGTGGCAGTGTGAAAGTTTAA
- a CDS encoding short-chain dehydrogenase, with product MKKILVSLSLLAMSFSGFAKDITEGDLQSYMKALPAVTSWASAQDSLKGIDLGSMLGASADQTTSEQSSLANSALSMIKEYDLYKSFEGVTSRYGFTPEQLITVGSEVSMAYIENLKSGLSDENKETANKLMGGFQSMKSVKDKGASSLMGSLGNASSAAKSSEPVVSESNLELVSEYMPQLKKLFALL from the coding sequence ATGAAAAAAATACTCGTATCACTTAGTTTGTTAGCAATGAGCTTCTCTGGTTTTGCAAAAGACATCACCGAAGGTGATTTACAAAGCTACATGAAAGCACTACCAGCGGTAACAAGCTGGGCGAGCGCTCAAGATTCTTTAAAAGGTATTGATTTAGGAAGCATGTTAGGTGCATCTGCTGATCAAACAACATCAGAGCAAAGTTCGTTAGCTAACAGTGCACTAAGTATGATTAAAGAGTACGACTTGTATAAAAGTTTTGAAGGTGTGACGAGCCGTTACGGTTTTACACCAGAGCAGCTAATTACTGTTGGCTCAGAAGTGTCTATGGCTTACATTGAAAACCTTAAGTCGGGTTTATCTGACGAAAACAAAGAAACCGCTAATAAATTAATGGGTGGTTTTCAAAGTATGAAAAGCGTTAAAGATAAAGGCGCTAGTTCGTTAATGGGGTCATTGGGCAATGCATCAAGTGCCGCTAAATCGAGTGAGCCAGTCGTTAGCGAAAGTAATCTTGAGCTTGTGAGTGAATACATGCCGCAACTTAAAAAGCTTTTCGCTCTTTTATAA